Genomic window (Eptesicus fuscus isolate TK198812 chromosome 17, DD_ASM_mEF_20220401, whole genome shotgun sequence):
acatgaggctctttggccccttgagtgtgcctcttccacaaaataccacggcctgggcaagtctattttgaagaagtggcgatagaagaagtttaagtttaaaaaatgtggctctcaaaagaaatttcaatcgttgtcctgtggatatttggctctgttgactaaggagtttgccgagcACTGGCTTGGATCAAAGATGACAAACTGCCCCCTGGGCTAAATCTGGCTTTCTGCCTATTTTTGGTctgtgaaggaaaaaaagaatgttattttgtgacatgaaaattatatgaaattcaaattttagtggCCATAAAGTTTTGTTGGGACACAGCCTTCCCGTTCCGTTGGGTTTTGCCTGCTAGGACTGCAGAGTTGAGTATTCGAAGCAATGTATGGCCCACAAAAACTGCACTGCACTCTGGCTCCTTACAGAAATGGCATTTGGCCCCTGACCTAGATAAATTCTGGGGGGTTATTATGTGAAATGTGCATACTGTAAAATATAggcttataaaattaaaatgttttacttcAACCAGTGTTCATAGTCCATTTTAAAGGGCACTTTTATTTGTAGCAAATTCAGTTTTCATGGGATTTGTAGTGTTGGGCTTTGGCATCAAAAGACACAAgatgtgcccagccagtgtggctcagtggttgagcgtggacctatgaatcaggaggtcagggttcgattcccagtcagggcacatgcccgggttgctggctcaatcctcagtgtgggacatgcaggagacagctgatcattgatgtttctctctcttcctctctgaaataaacatatattttaaaaaagacccgATGTGCAATATTGTGCGCTCCATGCCCCCTAGTGGATTGCTATATGGTTTACGTAACAAAAATgttaaaccttttgcactcggatgtcgagtgtgactcgacacggttagcatcagtattgaatgtatcaataatttgaaatataaaaaaatccaaataaataagtttgtatgaaaagaaaatccagttttttattctactgccgcgctttgtaaaatctgggttatttaaaaaattaaatcccgagtagaataaaggaatcgagaaaaaagcaagcgagtgcaaagggttaaaatattgAAATGGCCAAGGATTTCTTTGCCTTATTATCCCATCAGAGGTCGAATGTCACCTCCTCCTAGGCAGATGCTGACAGGTGCTGTCATGGCTTAGGAAAATCTAGCCACGTCAGCGctcatttctcttccctttcccgaAGCCCAACGAACAGAGACCAGACTAAGGTTCCGAGGGatccgccccctgcccctcccgcaATCTCTCGGTGAACCGCACGCCTGTCGCTTTCCTGGGACTCATCCTCGGGACAGCTGCGCCCTCCACGCCGCACGGGTGGCACGACCCACAGGGGAGGAGCAAGGGGAGGCCGGCCTCAGCAGCCAatcagggcttggccccgggtcCAGCCAATCCCGCCGGGCCAGTGGGGCACAGCCAATCGCGCCGGACGCGGAAGGCCGGAGTCAGCGTTTGCGCCGCTCGCTTCCAGCTCTAGGCGGCGCTGTGTGGGGTCCGCAGGTGCCGATCGGGGTTCTCGCTAGCTCCCCGGTTCTCCGGGAAGCCGGGGTGCACCGTCCCTGAGGCATGGGGCGACAGTGGGGGCCCGCCATGAGGGCAGCCGAGCAGGCGGGCTGCGTGGTGAGCgcctcccgggccgggcagcccgAGGCGGACTCCTGGAGCTGCAGCGGGGTGATCCTGAGCCGCAGCCCGGGCCTGGTGCTGTGCCACGGGGGCATCTTCACCCCCTTTCTGCGGGCCGGCAGCGGGGCGCTGACTGCGGCCGGCGCCGCCTTCCTGCCCGGCGACAGTTGTAGCGACGACCTGCGCCTGCACGTGCAGTGGAGCCCAACGGCCGCGAGTCCCGCGGGTCGCGCGGAGCGGGGCCGCCCTGGGCTGTGCACGCCCCAGTGTGCGGGCCTGGAGCCCGgcccgccggcccggccccgcggGCAGCCCCTGcggcccccgcgccccgccgagctgctgctgctgctgagctgCCCGGCCTTCCGGGCCCACTTCGCGCGCCTCTTCGGGAGCGAGCCGGCCGAGCAGTGGCGCTTCGCGAGCGCGGCGCCGGACGAGGAAGTGtcggaggacgaggaggaggatcAGCTGCGGGCGCTGGGCTGGTTCGCGCTGCTGCGCGTGAGGCACGACCCCGAGGAGGAGGCGGACGGGCGCGGGACGGCACTGGCCGTGGCGCCGCTCGGGGCCGTGCCCAAGGGCGCGTCGCTGCTGGCCTGTGGCTCCCCGTTCGGGTCCTTCTGCCCCGACATCTTCCTCAATACGCTCAGCCGCGGCGTCCTCAGCAACGCGGCGGGCCCGCTCCTGCTCACCGATGCGCGCTGCCTGCCCGGTACCGAGGGCGGCGGCGTGTTCGCGGTGCGCCCCGCGGGGGCCCTGGTGGCGCTGGTGGCGGCGCCCCTCTGTTGGAAGGCCCGCGAGTGGGTGGGCCTCACGCTGCTCTGCGCGGCCGCGCCTCTCCTCCGCGCCGCCCGTGCCGGCCTCGGCCGCCTGTGCCCCGACGCCGCTTCCCTGGCCGCTCTCCTGCCGCCCGACGTGGGCGCCCCGTGGGGCCTGCCCCTCCGAGACCCTGGGCCCCCGTGGGCAGCTGCGGCCGTGCTGGTGGAGTGTGGCACCGTCTGGGGCTCCGGAGTGGTCGTGGCGCCCCGCCTCGTGGTGACCTGCCGGCATGTGGCCCCCTGCGAGACGGCCAGAGTCCTGGTGCGCCCCACCACCCCCAAGTAAGACCCGCAAGGGTGCTCCCACTCTACCCCTTCACCAGGTCTAAAATCTGGATCTTAAATCTCAGGTCTTAATCCTTGGAATTATGGAGGCCTTTTGGCATCACGCAGATGATTTGGGGCCCTCCTCTCATCCTTGGCACCCAGAACGCCAGTGTCGAGGATGCTGGGCCTCCTGGCAGGGGCTGAGTGAGGCTTGGGCAAGATGCCCAGCAACTCCAGATTTGGGAACTATAGGTtgcacctgcagccctgcctgggcaTCTTTGACCTTCCTCTCCCAGTCTGATTTCCTTCTGAGCAACCTCTCTGCCCTCACACACCACTAGGCCTTTGAATGGAGACTTCCTAACCCTGTCCCCATTTCCCTGATAGTGGTAGTGAAGCCTCAGGGCCCAGGATGCTGTGCTCCTAGGATAATGGTTGGACCTGTTCATCCTATTTAATTTATCTTGTAGATCTTAACCAGAGCTTCCCATCTGGATCAAAACCATAGACGTGGCGTTCTACCTAATTAGAATGTGGGAGTGGGGCCAGGCCAATAGATTTTGCACAATCTTTAGGTGATCCTGGTGGGCAGCCAGGTTgggaatttatttatatattttttaaaaatgtattttttattgatttcagagaggaaggaagagggagagagagagagagaaacatccatccatgatgagagagaatcatggaccggctgcctcctgcaagtcccccactggggattgagcccacaacccaggcatgtgcccttggccagaatcgaacctgggacccttcagtcctcaggccgaggctctatccactgagccaaaccggccagggccaggttgGGACTTAGACAGTCGTTTGTTCCCTCTCTGCAGGGAAAAGCACTTGCCCTCCTTGCACTTGCCTGGCAGTGGGGACAGTGGCCGTGGCTTCCTGGCTTGATTTTCTAGTACAAGTTCTttctgtttcctctgtagttttcAGGTGCCTAACTTAAGCCAAAACAAAGCAGGATAGCACCTTGGTGTCAATGCCTGATGTTCTCCTGTACCTGGCTCAACTCAGCCTTTCAAAATCCTACTGGATTTCCGAGATTAACCCAGCCTGGCTTTGCCGCTGGTGGCCTTCGGGACAACCGTAACTGATGAGAATTTCCCTGCCTGTGTGGTCCCAGatacctcaccccaccccaccccaccccacgcttGCTCCTAAGAAACCACCAGGTCTGCTGGAAGCACCCCCTGCAGGATGCTGTCTAAGCTGCCTCGCCTTGAGGTGACATGTGCAGCCTTGgaccagagcctggcacacagtaagtgccgTAGAAATGCTAGCACTTAACGTACACAAGGACCCAGAGGGTGGAAGTCCTATCACgcctgccccacccatggacAGGATTGTCCCTATTAAATGAGGCAGCGAAGGAAAAAGCTGGGCACGCTGGCTCCGGCTCCTGCCCCTCAGGCATTACGTGATCTTGGGAACGttactcagcctctctgggcctcaaatGCACCACCTAACACGGAGGTAGCATCAGTGCCCAGTTCACAGGGATTCTGTGAGGACTTAGTGAGTGATGTCCATGGAGTGTGAACACTAGGCCTGGCCCACAGTGCTCGCCAGGTGTCGGGTATTTGTGATCACGGTGACGTGCAGGAAGCTTTGCAGTTGGGAAAGCTGTTGGGAAATAATACCACGGGACGGTTAAAGGGCATGCCCAGAGCTGCCAGCCTCGTAGGTTTCAGGACTGACACCGGATCTTTCGACTCCCAAGTCCATGACTTTCACTGTCACTCATCCATTTGCTTCCTCCCAGTACTGAAGGGTCGGAACGCTAGCCTGTCTGTCTGTTTCCCTTGCTCCCAGGAGTGCCAAGATCTGGGGACGTGTGGTGTTTGCCACCCAGGAGACGTCTCCGTATGACATAGCAGTGGTGAGCCTGGAGGAAGACCTAGAgggtgtccctgtgcctgtgcccaCTGAGCATTTCTACGAAGGTAAAGGGCAGCGGGGCCCTCTGCTCTGGGGTGGACCTCAGGAAGGCAAGTCCGTGTTGGACACTCAAACCCTGCAGGTCAGGGAGC
Coding sequences:
- the TYSND1 gene encoding peroxisomal leader peptide-processing protease, coding for MGRQWGPAMRAAEQAGCVVSASRAGQPEADSWSCSGVILSRSPGLVLCHGGIFTPFLRAGSGALTAAGAAFLPGDSCSDDLRLHVQWSPTAASPAGRAERGRPGLCTPQCAGLEPGPPARPRGQPLRPPRPAELLLLLSCPAFRAHFARLFGSEPAEQWRFASAAPDEEVSEDEEEDQLRALGWFALLRVRHDPEEEADGRGTALAVAPLGAVPKGASLLACGSPFGSFCPDIFLNTLSRGVLSNAAGPLLLTDARCLPGTEGGGVFAVRPAGALVALVAAPLCWKAREWVGLTLLCAAAPLLRAARAGLGRLCPDAASLAALLPPDVGAPWGLPLRDPGPPWAAAAVLVECGTVWGSGVVVAPRLVVTCRHVAPCETARVLVRPTTPKSAKIWGRVVFATQETSPYDIAVVSLEEDLEGVPVPVPTEHFYEGEAVSVVGFGVFGQACGPSVTSGILSAVVQVDDAPVMLQTTCAVHGGSSGGPLFSTCSGDLLGIVASNTRDNNTGATYPHLNFSIPITVLQPGLRRYSQTGDMGGLRELDHTAEPVRVVWRLQRPLAEAPRSKL